Genomic window (Helianthus annuus cultivar XRQ/B chromosome 3, HanXRQr2.0-SUNRISE, whole genome shotgun sequence):
AAATTCGAAAAAAAGTAATGTTTGTAGGTTTATACAGCTGTAATATTTAGCATAACAAGCTTATTGGTTCATCAGAAGAGCTATGAAAATACCAGGTTACAAATGCAGCACGACGAAGGGGGCTATCAGGTTCCTTGTTGCACAAGCTATGTTTTTGCATCCATTCTTCGAATTGTGCAATTACTTCGTCAAATGGAATAGCTGTATCATGCCAGACACTGTAGAGCCGTTAGACCAATCGATTTGTCACAGATCATTAACATTAAAGGAGGTTTTAACTTGTATTCTAATTAGTTGCAGATGAGTCATCCACAGTACGTATGATACAAACATACCGGTCAACTCCTAGCTTTCCATATTTTCCTTCAATATATTGATTAATTCTTTCTTCACTCATTTCTGAAGGCCTAACAAACCTGAAGCAGAAAGTCATTACAATTATACATATTAGTAGAAACTCAAACAATGGCAGATTTTAAGCTATGTGATGCAATCCAACATTCCCGAATTGTATAACTACAACATGAATAAGTTAGAACATCCATGTATGAGTTAAAGTTGCAGTAATGAGCAAAAGTTTTAGTCAAAGTTTGCTCACAAGCAGATCACAGCTTTGTTTTCGGTTGCCCAAATGGAGAACTGGAGACATCCCAAAAGGTCACGACAAAGCTCACAGCTTTGTTCCTACAATTACTCCCTCCGAACACACTTAACTGCAGATTTCTCCTCTCATCCACAACCAGTGCGCcaaaaacatgtttaactaacaTTTTTTACACCTAAATACCAACTAGACCACTAGGTCATGGATTGTTGGTGGTATTTGAGGTCAGGCATCACTTATGATCTAGCATCTCTTCTGTGAACGGAATGACGTGAGATTTTCCTAAAGTGTAACAAAACTTTTGGTTTTTTCACATGGACTCTTAGGCTAATGGGTACAATAAATCCGTAGTACATAGTTTTTATAGCGAATAGCGGACTATAGCAACAAGCTAATGGGTACAATAAATCCGTAGTACATAGTTTTTATAGCGAATAGCGGACTATAGCAACAAGccacctatacgctacgtagcgatGGCGGCGCTATTTTTATgtttagcgatacactagaagtaatttttagaaatattttatatgtatagTATACGctgtttttatatgtatatttatagaacagaaaaaaaaaactaaaatcccGCTATTTTATGGTAACCTATAATCCCGCTATTTTCACGCTATGGAGGCGCCAAAATCAGATTGCAGCCTACTGCCGCATCGCCAGGCTAAACGCTATAGCGGGCACTATGCTCGCTATTAACAACAAACACaatattttgaaaaagaaaaatactTAGGCTAAGGTGTAGAAAATACCTGTGAAAGAAAGCAACAACATCCATACTCCTGGCATCAATCATCAAAACAGGAAACTCAAGAATCTCAACTTTCCCCTCCAAATCAAGCACAAGAAAATAATCCAAATCCTCAGAATGCCTGTTTTTATACTCACCATCATCCACAAAATCCTCCAAACACAAACTATGATTAAACTTCTGCAGGTGACAAGAATCTTGCATCTACAGAAAACAATATTAACCATCAActgataataaataaattaaaaaaaaaaattaacttaatCAAAAAAAAAAGAGGTAACTTTACCATAGTGCATTTGTCTTGAGTATAATACAAGCACATTGGCTTCCAACGAGGGTTCTTATTAGCGGATTGTTCGGTGGATGGTGAAGTAATTAACGATTCTTTTGAAGATATTGAAGCAGATGTAACGAATCTACGGGTTGGTAAGGCGGGCCGAGAAAGCATAGAGGTGGAACAAGGGGGAAACAAGGCGTTTAAGTTATGGCGGAGAAGACAAACCCTAGAATTCGCCATTTTTTCAAAACCTTCGTACGAAAAGGATAAGTGAGATGATGATTTACAGGGTTTTGTTTGTTGAACttttagggtttattattagATGTTTGTGTGGATAATGAAATGCATCAGCCCCTATAGCTCAGTGGTAGAGCGCCAGTCTTGTAAACTGGAGGTCTGTAGTTCGATCCTGCATGGGGgcaatggttttttttttttttttttgcatttgtTGAGGAATCACAGAGACGAGAAAATAATAACGGATAAGTACACAGTGGAATTCTGGAATACATAAACATTATTCATTATGTGTTACAGGTGTTTTATACAATGATTAAGGCAACTTAGATAATTAGtttgcagaaagtaaataaataaaagcatTTGTGATTAACTGGAACCATTTTAATCATAAGGATGCCTATAGTAAAAGGACTTTAGTCTGTCAAGAGCTTCATTGAGAGAAGATGGTTCTACAACAAAAGGTATCCTCACCCAATTCTTTAGTCCCACTGTAAGGCCTTCAAAAACCAAAATACATGTTTACTTATAAACGCTTAggtaggggaaggttcaaatgaaaaccactagttatcacgaaaacttgaaaactaactaaaaaaacctaaaaaacatacaaaaaaaaattttttttttttttttgcataccaattttcgctagttaaattatataaaaaaaaaagttttttttgtagtgggtaatagtacacatgtgaattattacacatgtgcactacaaaattttatttatttatttattatttttttttttgaaaagaaaattttatataaaaaaaatagcggttttaataaaaaaattgaaaaaaaaaattgtgtgctttttaggcttttttagttagttttcgagttttcgcgataaaagtggttttcatttg
Coding sequences:
- the LOC110894463 gene encoding uncharacterized exonuclease domain-containing protein At3g15140, with translation MANSRVCLLRHNLNALFPPCSTSMLSRPALPTRRFVTSASISSKESLITSPSTEQSANKNPRWKPMCLYYTQDKCTMMQDSCHLQKFNHSLCLEDFVDDGEYKNRHSEDLDYFLVLDLEGKVEILEFPVLMIDARSMDVVAFFHRFVRPSEMSEERINQYIEGKYGKLGVDRVWHDTAIPFDEVIAQFEEWMQKHSLCNKEPDSPLRRAAFVTCGNWDIKTKIPQQCKVAKMKLPSYFMEWINLKDVYLNFYKRRAAGMRTMMNELKIPLLGSHHLGIDDTKNIARVLQRMLMDGAELKITARRNPLIPEKVEFLFENRIK